In one Corynebacterium bovis DSM 20582 = CIP 54.80 genomic region, the following are encoded:
- a CDS encoding ABC transporter ATP-binding protein → MLTHLHALTGGGPRYRGFLVLTVVSAILQAGAVLALFPTFDRLFGDHPSGAWPWVLVVVALIAAAWGIDVVAARLGLALGIQVMRVIHERTPEAVLAWPSSVLTAEKTASLRRLVSSGATEATSSVVLMVSPVVTAVVFTPALGLGLLTVSVPVALVTVAGGVLVLAALWLSTRLQARSETAFSRATEELDSRLFEFAWAQPSLRTARHVSAGEALVDDAIESTRRRSLRLLLWQIPGEFVFSAVLQVVLLGFGLAAWTAYDSGTLSAVGAATLVIVLLRVVEQVTTVSGSVTGVLAVTRTLAEVREVTDVAPVTPSRPAPTAPHVVADGLEVTYGDGTAGLRDASLDLAPGTVTVVVGRSGSGKTTLLRALAGLEPASGGGVSLAGPGGPRASLGDLRGNATVVFQQTALNAGTVRENLLSVNPALSQEELDGIARTAQLTRTLQRLPGGWDTPAGELGSQLSGGERQRVGIARALAKPARFLLVDEATSALDARNERAVVDAISGIRGDYTTVIVTHSPATLAVADEVVVMDGGRITEQGPPAELEAAGGEFTRILDEWRRSAAWHV, encoded by the coding sequence ATGCTGACCCACCTGCACGCCCTCACCGGCGGCGGCCCCCGCTACCGGGGGTTCCTCGTCCTCACCGTCGTCTCCGCGATCCTCCAGGCCGGGGCGGTGCTCGCCCTGTTCCCGACCTTCGACCGGCTGTTCGGGGACCACCCGTCCGGCGCGTGGCCGTGGGTGCTCGTCGTCGTCGCCCTCATTGCGGCGGCGTGGGGCATCGACGTCGTCGCCGCCCGGCTCGGGCTCGCCCTCGGCATCCAGGTCATGCGCGTCATCCACGAGCGGACCCCGGAGGCCGTCCTCGCCTGGCCGTCGTCGGTCCTCACCGCGGAGAAGACGGCGTCGCTGCGCCGGCTCGTGTCCTCCGGGGCGACGGAGGCGACCAGCTCGGTGGTCCTCATGGTCTCGCCGGTCGTCACCGCCGTGGTGTTCACCCCGGCCCTCGGGCTCGGCCTGCTCACCGTCTCCGTGCCCGTCGCGCTCGTCACCGTCGCCGGCGGTGTGCTCGTCCTCGCGGCGCTGTGGCTGAGCACCCGCCTGCAGGCCCGCTCCGAGACCGCGTTCTCCCGGGCGACCGAGGAGCTGGACTCGCGCCTGTTCGAGTTCGCCTGGGCCCAGCCGTCGCTGCGGACCGCCCGCCACGTCTCGGCGGGGGAGGCCCTCGTCGACGACGCCATCGAGTCGACCCGCCGCCGGTCGCTGCGCCTGCTGCTGTGGCAGATCCCCGGCGAGTTCGTCTTCAGCGCCGTCCTCCAGGTCGTCCTCCTCGGCTTCGGGCTCGCCGCGTGGACCGCCTACGACTCGGGCACGCTGTCCGCCGTCGGCGCCGCCACACTCGTCATCGTCCTGCTCCGGGTCGTCGAGCAGGTCACCACCGTCTCCGGGTCGGTGACCGGGGTGCTCGCCGTGACCCGCACGCTCGCGGAGGTCCGGGAGGTCACCGACGTCGCCCCCGTCACCCCGTCCCGGCCGGCGCCGACGGCCCCCCACGTCGTCGCCGACGGCCTGGAGGTCACCTACGGCGACGGCACGGCCGGGCTCCGCGACGCCTCGCTCGACCTCGCCCCGGGGACCGTCACCGTCGTCGTGGGCCGGTCGGGGTCGGGGAAGACGACGCTGCTCCGCGCGCTCGCCGGACTCGAACCGGCGTCCGGGGGCGGCGTCTCCCTCGCCGGGCCGGGCGGCCCCCGGGCCTCACTCGGCGACCTGCGCGGCAACGCCACCGTCGTCTTCCAGCAGACGGCCCTCAACGCCGGGACGGTGCGGGAGAACCTGCTCTCCGTCAACCCGGCCCTCAGTCAGGAGGAGCTCGACGGGATCGCCCGCACGGCCCAGCTCACCCGGACCCTGCAGCGGCTGCCCGGCGGCTGGGACACGCCCGCCGGCGAGCTCGGCTCCCAGCTGTCCGGCGGTGAGCGGCAGCGGGTGGGCATCGCCCGGGCCCTCGCGAAGCCCGCCCGGTTCCTCCTCGTCGACGAGGCCACCTCCGCCCTCGACGCCCGCAACGAACGCGCCGTCGTCGACGCCATCTCCGGTATCCGCGGCGACTACACCACCGTCATCGTCACCCACAGCCCGGCGACCCTCGCCGTCGCCGACGAGGTCGTCGTCATGGACGGCGGCCGGATCACCGAGCAGGGCCCGCCCGCCGAGCTCGAGGCCGCCGGCGGGGAGTTCACGAGGATCCTCGACGAATGGCGCCGCTCCGCGGCCTGGCACGTCTGA
- the dop gene encoding depupylase/deamidase Dop — MTTAHDATGRRPRARTIGTETEFGIVAVDDPDASPVHTSTQAVVAYARTSGQGVNRRTRWDYTDESPLRDVRGYDLRRYRTAPVLDPNAPGVANVVTTSGARFYVDHAHPEYSSPEVTDARQAVVWDKAGELLMHEAARASGGVDGQPHLKIYKNNVDGKGASYGAHENYLHPRDYSPDDLQAALVPHFVTRQVYTGAGRVGLGETGRDPGFQISQRADYIETTVSLETTLNRGIVNTRDEPHADERWRRLHVIIGDANLSETATYLKVGTTALLLDAVGAGVDLSDLALYDPVADVRRVSRDLTCREELRLYGNGRMSAVEIQREIRRRIADAVDRGDIAADDTDRDVLRVWGEVLDDLAADPARTADRLDWTAKLSLLEGYRRRGLDWDHPTLALVDIQYHDIDPAKGLYNALVAKGRMRTLVDPGEVRAAVTQPPSTTRAWLRGTVVDRFAPDLLAASWDALILDTPFGSHPATHVAMPEPCGSTAAELAALCADGPDVATFVRRLAEAAPDRVSGIG, encoded by the coding sequence ATGACGACGGCACACGACGCCACCGGGCGGCGGCCCCGCGCCCGGACGATCGGCACGGAGACGGAGTTCGGCATCGTCGCGGTCGACGACCCGGACGCGAGCCCCGTCCACACCTCGACCCAGGCGGTCGTCGCCTACGCGCGGACGAGCGGCCAGGGGGTCAACCGGCGCACCCGCTGGGACTACACCGACGAGTCGCCGCTGCGGGACGTCCGGGGCTACGACCTGCGGCGGTACCGCACCGCCCCGGTGCTCGACCCGAACGCCCCCGGCGTCGCCAACGTCGTGACGACGTCCGGGGCCCGGTTCTACGTCGACCACGCCCACCCGGAGTACTCGTCCCCGGAGGTCACCGACGCGCGGCAGGCCGTCGTGTGGGACAAGGCCGGTGAACTGCTCATGCACGAGGCCGCCCGGGCCAGCGGCGGGGTCGACGGCCAGCCCCACCTGAAGATCTACAAGAACAACGTCGACGGCAAGGGCGCGTCCTACGGGGCCCACGAGAACTACCTCCACCCCCGGGACTACAGCCCCGACGACCTCCAGGCCGCCCTCGTGCCGCACTTCGTCACCCGGCAGGTCTACACCGGCGCCGGGCGCGTCGGCCTGGGGGAGACCGGCCGTGACCCCGGCTTCCAGATCAGCCAGCGCGCCGACTACATCGAGACGACCGTGTCGCTGGAGACGACGCTCAACCGGGGCATCGTCAACACCCGCGACGAGCCGCACGCCGACGAGCGCTGGCGCCGCCTGCACGTCATCATCGGCGACGCGAACCTCTCCGAGACCGCGACGTACCTCAAGGTCGGGACGACGGCGCTCCTCCTCGACGCGGTCGGCGCCGGGGTGGACCTGTCCGATCTCGCGCTGTACGACCCGGTCGCGGACGTCCGCCGCGTCTCCCGTGACCTCACGTGCCGGGAGGAGCTGCGGCTCTACGGCAACGGGCGGATGTCGGCCGTGGAGATCCAGCGGGAGATCCGCCGGCGCATCGCCGACGCCGTCGACCGGGGCGACATCGCCGCCGACGACACCGACCGCGACGTCCTCCGGGTGTGGGGGGAGGTCCTCGACGACCTCGCCGCCGACCCGGCCCGGACGGCGGACCGGCTCGACTGGACGGCGAAGCTTAGCCTCCTCGAGGGGTACCGGCGGCGCGGACTCGACTGGGACCACCCGACGCTCGCGCTGGTCGACATCCAGTACCACGACATCGACCCGGCGAAGGGGCTGTACAACGCCCTCGTCGCGAAGGGGCGGATGCGCACCCTCGTCGACCCCGGGGAGGTCCGGGCCGCGGTGACGCAGCCGCCGTCGACGACGCGGGCGTGGCTGAGGGGGACCGTCGTCGACCGTTTCGCCCCCGACCTCCTCGCGGCGAGCTGGGACGCCCTCATCCTCGACACCCCATTCGGGTCCCACCCGGCGACGCACGTCGCCATGCCGGAGCCCTGCGGGTCCACCGCGGCCGAGCTCGCGGCGCTGTGCGCGGACGGGCCGGACGTCGCGACGTTCGTCCGCCGCCTCGCCGAGGCCGCCCCCGACCGCGTGAGCGGGATCGGGTGA
- a CDS encoding ABC transporter ATP-binding protein/permease, translating to MGKGFQGAVLRTLGAREHLLTVTGTTRVAEHFHRVTFHSDTMLDPEGETPATWVRLWFPDPEGGPKMFQRGYTLLDADPATGTFSVEFVIHHPSGPAAHWAENAEVGDTLVGMRFGARPFELLDPPPEGYLLLGDLAAYPAIASIARAVPSDIPVVVYLESHSPHDRDIPLVSGPNITVEWVEDLPDGQGLAQAVRGGEWTGWYAWVTAESLTTRRAKTVLQREFEFTRATLHSQAYWVSGRSMGTSRSLDEAGDTPGTPAAATADGASATPAPAAADPARTASTPRPGTGGPGTPDTGTGPATRRKEPGVLRPARGALIAGGIAQGLLSLLQIVPFILFAELARLFLDGADRERFVSTAVAALVVMGLSAFGTAALVFAMHLYDARFAATVRRRLMRKLTTLPLGWFGERQPGDVKKLVADDVQALHYLVTHAVLDLVGAVVTPLATLIYLFAVQWRLGLVLLLPIIAFFGVMVSISRRDADKVVQSQRLVARASGEAQTFISTRDQARVFGPSSVVDLPGTLRRTGDFVEEWQLDTGPAKILAVMINRPTTVLGILVVAAWLLMTPGWLTAADLVPFLVLGTSFGGQLLAVTTNTGALVTGLESRDGLELMLGTPGLAGPADRPAPDGHIRFSGVRFGYGPGHTVLPDLDLRLEAGTVTALVGPSGAGKSTVAALLARLWDPQAGQISIDGRDLRDMTQDELYSTVTILLQDVQLIRATVRENIALTRPDATAAEVEAAARAAHVHDTVAALPQGYDTVVDTDRLSGGERQRIGIARALLADTPVVVLDEATAAADPDSEWAIRQGLSRLLEGRTVLMIAHRLHTVRDADRIVVLDRGRVVESGTHDELLAADGLYAGLWRATTPAVPTAHPTEETR from the coding sequence ATGGGAAAGGGATTCCAGGGCGCTGTACTACGGACCCTCGGCGCCAGGGAGCACCTGCTCACGGTGACCGGGACAACCCGCGTCGCCGAGCACTTCCACCGCGTCACCTTCCACTCGGACACGATGCTCGACCCGGAGGGGGAGACCCCGGCGACGTGGGTGCGCCTGTGGTTCCCGGACCCGGAGGGCGGCCCGAAGATGTTCCAGCGCGGCTACACCCTCCTCGACGCCGACCCGGCGACCGGCACCTTCTCCGTGGAGTTCGTCATCCACCACCCGTCGGGACCGGCCGCGCACTGGGCCGAGAACGCCGAGGTCGGCGACACCCTCGTCGGGATGCGGTTCGGGGCCCGGCCCTTCGAGCTGCTCGACCCGCCGCCGGAGGGCTACCTCCTCCTCGGCGACCTCGCGGCGTACCCGGCGATCGCGTCGATCGCGCGGGCGGTGCCCTCGGACATCCCGGTCGTCGTGTACCTCGAGAGCCACAGCCCGCACGACCGTGACATTCCGCTGGTCTCCGGGCCGAACATCACCGTGGAGTGGGTCGAGGACCTGCCGGACGGCCAGGGCCTGGCACAGGCGGTGCGCGGCGGGGAGTGGACGGGCTGGTACGCCTGGGTCACGGCGGAGTCGTTGACGACGCGGCGCGCGAAGACCGTCCTCCAGCGCGAGTTCGAGTTCACCCGGGCGACCCTCCACTCCCAGGCGTACTGGGTCAGCGGACGCTCCATGGGCACGAGCCGGTCCCTCGACGAGGCCGGGGACACCCCGGGGACGCCGGCCGCCGCCACCGCCGACGGGGCGTCCGCCACCCCGGCGCCGGCCGCCGCGGACCCGGCGCGGACGGCGTCGACACCCCGACCCGGCACCGGCGGCCCCGGCACGCCCGACACCGGCACGGGCCCCGCGACCCGCCGGAAGGAACCCGGCGTCCTACGCCCGGCGCGCGGGGCGCTCATCGCCGGCGGGATCGCCCAGGGCCTGCTGTCCCTGCTCCAGATCGTGCCGTTCATCCTCTTCGCGGAGCTCGCCCGGCTCTTCCTCGACGGGGCCGACCGGGAACGCTTCGTCTCCACCGCGGTCGCCGCCCTCGTCGTCATGGGCCTGTCGGCGTTCGGCACCGCCGCGCTCGTGTTCGCCATGCACCTCTACGACGCCCGCTTCGCCGCGACCGTGCGGCGACGGCTCATGCGGAAGCTGACGACCCTGCCTCTGGGCTGGTTCGGGGAACGGCAGCCCGGCGACGTGAAGAAACTCGTCGCCGACGACGTCCAGGCGCTGCACTACCTCGTCACCCACGCGGTGCTCGACCTCGTCGGGGCCGTCGTGACCCCCCTGGCGACCCTGATCTACCTCTTCGCCGTCCAGTGGCGGCTCGGCCTCGTCCTGCTCCTGCCGATCATCGCGTTCTTCGGGGTCATGGTGTCGATCTCCCGGCGCGACGCGGACAAGGTCGTGCAGTCCCAGCGTCTCGTCGCCCGCGCGTCCGGCGAGGCCCAGACCTTCATCTCCACCCGCGACCAGGCCCGGGTCTTCGGCCCGTCCTCGGTCGTCGACCTCCCGGGCACGCTGCGGCGCACCGGCGACTTCGTCGAGGAGTGGCAGCTGGACACCGGCCCGGCGAAGATCCTCGCCGTCATGATCAACCGTCCGACGACCGTCCTCGGCATCCTCGTCGTCGCCGCCTGGCTGCTCATGACACCCGGGTGGCTCACCGCCGCGGACCTCGTGCCGTTCCTCGTCCTCGGCACATCCTTCGGCGGCCAGCTCCTCGCCGTGACGACGAACACCGGGGCCCTCGTCACCGGCCTGGAGTCCCGGGACGGTCTCGAGCTCATGCTCGGCACCCCGGGCCTCGCCGGCCCCGCCGACCGCCCGGCCCCGGACGGGCACATCCGGTTCTCGGGGGTCCGCTTCGGCTACGGGCCCGGCCACACCGTGCTGCCGGACCTCGACCTCCGGCTCGAGGCCGGCACCGTCACCGCGCTCGTCGGACCGTCGGGGGCCGGCAAGTCGACCGTCGCCGCGCTCCTCGCCCGGCTGTGGGACCCCCAGGCCGGGCAGATCAGCATCGACGGCCGCGACCTGCGCGACATGACCCAGGACGAGCTGTACTCGACGGTGACGATCCTGCTCCAGGACGTCCAGCTCATCCGGGCGACCGTCCGGGAGAACATCGCCCTCACCCGCCCGGACGCGACCGCCGCCGAGGTCGAGGCCGCCGCCCGCGCCGCGCACGTCCACGACACCGTCGCGGCCCTGCCGCAGGGCTACGACACCGTCGTCGACACCGACCGGCTCTCCGGCGGCGAGCGCCAGCGCATCGGCATCGCCCGGGCGCTGCTCGCGGACACGCCCGTCGTCGTCCTCGACGAGGCGACGGCGGCGGCGGACCCCGACTCGGAGTGGGCGATCCGCCAGGGACTCAGCCGCCTGCTCGAGGGCCGGACGGTCCTCATGATCGCGCACCGGCTGCACACCGTGCGGGACGCCGACCGCATCGTCGTCCTCGACCGTGGCCGGGTCGTCGAGTCCGGCACCCATGACGAGCTCCTCGCCGCCGACGGCCTCTACGCCGGGCTGTGGCGGGCCACGACCCCGGCCGTCCCGACCGCCCACCCCACCGAGGAGACCCGCTGA
- the arc gene encoding proteasome ATPase — protein sequence MTQHTETPGTTHGPEGHGGPTSPVDSGPASYRDLQLANRRLGSRNEQLLAALQASRAKLSDMNERLAALSEPPSTYGVLIEPGPAGTGTAEIFTANRRMRVQVAPTVDTDSLVPGATVRLADGLQVVEVTGYADSGDVATVVEVVDSRIVVADKMGEETLVTCAGPLRREAAAGRVGAGDSVIVDRRAGYAFEVIARAEVEDLVLEEVPDVTYGDIGGLSAQIEQIHDAVELPFLHPDLYREYGLLPPKGVLLYGPPGCGKTLIAKAVANSLASKMSASGDTRSYFLNVKGPELLNKFVGETERQIRLIFERARAIASEGRPVIIFFDEMEAIFRTRGTGKSSDMEATVVPQLLAEIDGVENLRNVIVIGASNREELIDPAILRPGRLDVKIRVERPDRDGALEILAKRLTVDLPLAPGLVEECGGREGAAAHLRERIVDTLYSPDRSFVMLHFADGTSTTLTYGDVASGAMLTNIVDRAKTAAIKEALHAADGSDPRVPSGLDRQHVDRAVAEEIRDNEDLPDTTNPAEWARIAGHSSRRVVDLTVVG from the coding sequence ATGACGCAGCACACAGAGACCCCGGGAACCACGCACGGCCCCGAAGGTCACGGCGGGCCCACCTCCCCGGTGGATTCCGGTCCGGCGTCCTACCGCGACCTCCAGCTGGCGAACCGCCGCCTGGGCTCCCGCAACGAGCAACTGCTCGCCGCCCTCCAGGCGAGCCGGGCGAAGCTCAGCGACATGAACGAGCGCCTCGCCGCGCTCTCCGAACCGCCGAGCACCTACGGCGTCCTCATCGAACCGGGCCCCGCGGGCACCGGCACGGCGGAGATCTTCACCGCCAACCGCCGGATGCGCGTCCAGGTCGCGCCCACGGTCGACACCGACTCCCTCGTCCCCGGCGCCACCGTCCGGCTCGCCGACGGCCTCCAGGTCGTCGAGGTCACCGGCTACGCCGACTCCGGTGACGTCGCCACCGTCGTCGAGGTCGTCGACAGCCGCATCGTCGTCGCCGACAAGATGGGGGAGGAGACCCTCGTCACGTGCGCCGGCCCGCTGCGCCGGGAGGCCGCCGCCGGGCGGGTCGGCGCCGGCGACAGCGTCATCGTCGACCGGCGCGCCGGCTACGCCTTCGAGGTCATCGCCCGCGCCGAGGTCGAGGACCTCGTCCTCGAGGAGGTGCCCGACGTCACCTACGGCGACATCGGCGGACTCTCCGCCCAGATCGAGCAGATCCACGACGCCGTCGAACTGCCCTTCCTCCACCCGGACCTCTACCGGGAGTACGGCCTCCTGCCCCCGAAGGGCGTCCTTCTCTACGGACCCCCCGGCTGCGGCAAGACACTCATCGCCAAGGCCGTCGCGAACTCCCTCGCCTCGAAGATGTCCGCCTCCGGCGACACCCGGTCGTACTTCCTCAACGTCAAGGGCCCCGAGCTGCTCAACAAGTTCGTCGGCGAGACCGAACGCCAGATCCGCCTCATCTTCGAGCGCGCCCGGGCCATCGCCTCAGAGGGCCGCCCCGTCATCATCTTCTTCGACGAGATGGAGGCGATCTTCCGCACCCGCGGCACCGGCAAGTCCTCCGACATGGAGGCCACCGTCGTCCCGCAGCTCCTCGCCGAGATCGACGGCGTGGAGAACCTGCGCAACGTCATCGTCATCGGCGCGTCCAACCGCGAGGAGCTCATCGACCCGGCGATCCTGCGCCCCGGCCGGCTCGACGTGAAGATCCGCGTCGAACGGCCGGACCGGGACGGGGCGCTGGAGATCCTCGCCAAGCGGCTGACCGTCGACCTCCCGCTCGCGCCGGGCCTCGTCGAGGAGTGCGGCGGCCGCGAGGGCGCGGCGGCGCACCTGCGGGAGCGCATCGTCGACACCCTCTACTCCCCGGACCGGTCCTTCGTCATGCTGCACTTCGCCGACGGCACCTCGACGACGCTGACCTACGGCGACGTCGCGTCCGGGGCCATGCTGACGAACATCGTCGACCGGGCGAAGACCGCCGCGATCAAGGAGGCGCTCCACGCCGCCGACGGCTCCGACCCCCGGGTACCCTCGGGGCTGGACCGGCAGCACGTCGACCGGGCCGTCGCCGAGGAGATCCGGGACAACGAGGACCTCCCCGACACGACGAACCCGGCCGAGTGGGCCCGGATCGCCGGACACTCGTCCCGGCGGGTCGTCGACCTCACGGTCGTCGGCTGA
- a CDS encoding ubiquitin-like protein Pup, protein MAGQTQIHGGGGDHRDDEPQDVTAGQQQVSVTGTDDLLDEIDGLLESNAEDFVRSYVQKGGQ, encoded by the coding sequence ATGGCGGGACAGACCCAGATTCACGGCGGCGGCGGTGACCACCGGGACGACGAGCCGCAGGACGTGACCGCGGGCCAGCAGCAGGTCTCGGTCACCGGGACCGACGACCTGCTCGACGAGATCGACGGCCTGCTCGAGTCCAACGCGGAGGACTTCGTCCGCTCCTACGTGCAGAAGGGCGGACAGTGA
- a CDS encoding tRNA (adenine-N1)-methyltransferase, which produces MAYSGRFRAGDRVQLTDAKRRHFTITLTPGESFFTHKGGISHDDIIGQHEGTVVQSHLGGEYLCFRHLLVDHVLSMPRGAAVIYPKDAAQIIVEGDIFPGARVLEAGAGSGAMSMWLLRAVGETGRLISYEVREDHIGYARDNVVEQTGGQPANWDLRLGDLRDVTPEDVGEIDRVVLDMLEPWECLGTVRDVLIPGGVFMTYVATVPQLMKVMEGIRELGCFTEPRAWESLVREWKVEGLATRPEHRMNAHTAFLVWARRLADGTVAPKPQRRARK; this is translated from the coding sequence GTGGCCTACTCCGGGCGCTTCCGCGCCGGCGACCGTGTCCAGCTGACCGACGCCAAGCGCAGGCACTTCACCATCACGCTGACCCCGGGGGAGAGCTTCTTCACCCACAAGGGCGGCATCAGCCACGACGACATCATCGGGCAGCACGAGGGGACCGTCGTCCAGTCCCACCTCGGCGGTGAGTACCTGTGCTTCCGCCACCTCCTCGTCGACCACGTGCTCTCCATGCCCCGCGGCGCGGCCGTGATCTACCCGAAGGACGCCGCCCAGATCATCGTCGAGGGCGACATCTTCCCCGGCGCCCGCGTGCTCGAGGCCGGCGCGGGCTCCGGGGCGATGTCGATGTGGCTGCTCCGCGCCGTCGGGGAGACCGGGCGCCTCATCTCCTACGAGGTCCGGGAGGACCACATCGGCTACGCGCGGGACAACGTCGTCGAACAGACCGGGGGACAGCCCGCGAACTGGGACCTCCGGCTCGGCGACCTGCGCGACGTCACCCCGGAGGACGTCGGGGAGATCGACCGGGTCGTCCTCGACATGCTCGAACCGTGGGAGTGCCTCGGCACCGTCCGGGACGTCCTCATCCCCGGCGGGGTGTTCATGACCTACGTGGCGACCGTGCCGCAGCTCATGAAGGTCATGGAGGGCATCCGCGAGCTCGGGTGCTTCACCGAGCCCCGGGCGTGGGAGTCCCTCGTCCGCGAGTGGAAGGTCGAGGGCCTGGCCACCCGCCCCGAACACCGCATGAACGCCCACACCGCGTTCCTCGTGTGGGCCCGACGCCTCGCCGACGGCACCGTCGCACCGAAACCGCAGCGCCGCGCACGGAAATGA